A single region of the Acidobacteriota bacterium genome encodes:
- the acpS gene encoding 4'-phosphopantetheinyl transferase (Catalyzes the formation of holo-ACP, which mediates the essential transfer of acyl fatty acid intermediates during the biosynthesis of fatty acids and lipids): AKEAAMKALGTGASRGVTWASIEVAHESGGRPIVRLAGKTSEIAQKLGVKRVSLSVTHTESTAMAIVIFEDGK; this comes from the coding sequence CAGCCAAGGAAGCGGCCATGAAAGCGTTAGGAACTGGAGCATCCCGCGGAGTTACGTGGGCCAGCATCGAAGTGGCTCACGAATCCGGCGGGCGCCCAATCGTGCGACTTGCAGGGAAGACTTCTGAAATCGCTCAGAAGCTCGGGGTCAAGCGAGTTTCGCTTTCTGTAACTCACACTGAGAGCACGGCGATGGCGATTGT